One Mycolicibacterium sp. ND9-15 genomic window, CGCGACGTCGGCCACCGGCCATCCCGAAACCGGCGCGCGGGTCGAGACCGAGGTTGATGACGGGGATCGCGCCGAAACCGCGACCACCGGAGCCGCCCGAGCCCGCGTCGTGTTGACGGAGGTGCTCACGAACTTGTTCGCGGAATTCGCGGTGGGCGCGCCGGGCCTGGCGCCACTGATCCTGCAGGACGTGGCGGTCGAGGGGGATGAAGCTAAGGCCGCCGAAAGGTTGAGTGAAGCCACCGGGCGGGGTGAATGGGTTGGTCATCAGCGTTCCTTGGACGGTGGGGAGCACCGAACGTGCCTCCGATGCGTTGACGATATATCGGCATCTATCGCGATGCAACGTCCGATTGCGGGCTCCGCGCGCTGATCGTCTGGATCACCGAGCGGGCCCACTCGGCCTGCATCGTGTTCATGCGCAGCCCGTAGTCCAGGGCTGCCAGGCCATATACCGACCCGGCGTCGTCGTCCCACTGAATCGAGTCGCGTAGCTCTTCCAGGCGCTCGACCTCGGCGTCGGCGCGCTCGGCCATCTCGGCCAGGTGCTCGCGCGCCTGCTCGGAGGGGATCTCGCCGAGCAGGAAGACGCGCAGCAGGCCGGCGCTGCGCAACGGCGGATCGTCTCGCGGGTTGGCGATCCAGCGGCTCAGTTCCGTTCGGCCGGCCTCGGTGATGCGGTACTCCTTACGACCCCGGGCGCCGATCGCGGAGACCTCGATCAACCCGGACTCGGCCAGCTTGTTCAGCTCCCCGTACAACTGGCTCTGCGTGGCGGGCCACACATTGGCCAACGAGTTCTCGAAGAGTCTCAGCAGGTCGTATCCGCTGCCCGGATGCTGAGCGAGCAGCCCCAGCGCGGCGATTCGCAAACTCACTGCCCGATAGTACCTCCACTCTTGACATGTCACTAGTGACATGTCAGGGTCGACGGAACAGACTCCCAAGGAGACCTCATGACCGAGACGACGGACTCGACCCTCTTCGGCGCCGACGACTTTTTCCGTCGCGGCAACTACGCGCCCGTCGCCGACGAACTCACCGAGTACGACCTGCCCGTGCAGGGCGCTATCCCGGACGAGATCGAGGGTTGGTACCTGCGAAACGGACCCAACCCACGCCAGGCCTCCGCGCATTGGTTCACCGGCGACGGCATGATCCACGGTGTCCGCATCGAGAACGGCCGGGCCAAGTGGTACCGCAACCGATGGGTGCGCACCGACAGCTTCATCTCCGATTTCCCGGTCTACAATGCCGACGGCACCCGTAACCTGCGGTCCAGCGTCGCCAACACCCACATCGTCAACCACGCGGGGAAGACGCTCGCGCTCGTGGAGTCCTCCCTGCCGTACGAGATCACCAACGACCTGAAGACGGTGGGCGCCTACGACTTCGGCGGCAAGCTCGTCGACTCCATGACCGCGCACCCCAAGATCTGCCCCGCCACCGGGGAACTGCATTTCTTCGGTTACGGCAACATCTTTGCGCCCCATGTCACCTACCACCGCGCCGACGCCAACGGTGAGTTGACCATCAACCGGCCGCTCGACGTGCCCGCGCTGACAATGATGCACGACTTCGCGCTGACCGCTTCGCGCGTCGTATTCATGGATTTGCCGATCGTCTTCGACCTCGATATCGCGATGAAGGGCAACGGTGACATGCCCTACCGCTGGGACGACGACTACGGCGCCAGACTTGGACTGCTGCGCCGCGACGACCCGTTCGGCGAGGTGCGGTGGTTCGACATCGACCCGTGCTACGTATTCCACGTTGCCAATGCCTACGATGACGGTGATTCGGTTGTGCTACAGGCGGTTCGGTACCCTGAGCTGTGGCGCGGAACCGGCGGATTCGAGGCCGACGGGGTGCTGTGGAGGTGGACGATCGACCTTGCCGCCGGCAGCGTCGCCGAACGCCAACTTGACGACCGTGCGGTCGAGTTCCCGCGCATCGACGACCGCCTGGCGACGCTGCCCGCCCGATACACGGTCGCGGTCGGCGACGGTCGCCTGGTGCGTTACGACCTGAACACCGGCGATGGAGTCGAGCATGCGTTCGGTTCTGCGGACGCCCCGGGCGGGCCGGGGGAGGCGGTGTTCGTACCGTCGAGTTCGGGTGCCGGCGACGAGAGCAGCGGGTGGTACCTCGGCTACGTCTACGACCCCACGCGCGACGGCAGCGACCTCGTCATCATCGACGCCGCCGACTTCGCGGCTCCGCCCGTCGCGAGGATCCAACTGCCGCAACGGGTTCCGTACGGCTTCCACGGCAACTGGATCGCGGGCTAGCTGGGCGGGGTGAAACCGCCCGGTGACGGCGGAACCGGCTGTCGCGGGCCGGGCCACGCGGGTGGTGGTGGCGGCATTGGCGCGGGTGTTGCCCCCAGCCGAGCCAGTTCCCTGCGGTGACGCTCGGCCAGCACCGCCGCGAGCACGTGTTGTGGCGGTGTCCCCGGTGGTGGCGGCGGTGAGATCTGCCCGATCACGTCGGTGGTGATCCGGTACGCCATCTGATCACGCACCCTAGGATCCAATTGCCCTGCGCGGGCGAGGAGCTGACGTGCCAGCTCGGCCTGTTCGGGACGCAGCCCGGAAAGTTGTAGCGACGATGCCCACCACGCAAGCTGCGGGGGCATCGGCGGTGGCGCAGACATTCGGGGTGCCCGCTCGCTGATCACCACGGTGCCCGCGAAGATGTCGCCGAGCCGTTTGCCCTTGGCCGACAACAAGCTGCAGATGACCGCGGGTCCGCCGGCGAGCATCCAAATTTCGATCACACCGGACAGCGCGCGAAAGAAGGCCTGCCGAAACCGTTCTGGACCACCGTCTTCGGACACCACCCGGAGCCTCATCGCGATCTTGCCCAGCGACCGGCCCCGGGTTGCGGTCTCGAACACGAGCGGATATCCCATCAGGGTGAGCACTGTGAAGATCATCAGGATGGCCGCCGACAGCGCCGGGTCGAACTGTGTGATCGTCAGGCTGAAGAGCAGTATCCCGGTGACATACAGCAAGAAGACGACGGTGATGTCGATGAGCGCCGCCACCGCGCGCACCGGCAGCTGGGCGATCTGAACATCGAGGACCACCGCGTCCCCGGTGACGACGGGTTCTTGCTGCCAGATCACAAGTTGTAACGCTACTAGGATTCGGGATGTGGATGTCGACGCGTTCGTGCTCACGCACCGCCCGACCTGGGACCGGCTGGAGCGGCTGATCAAGCGGCGGCGGCAACTCACCGGCGCCGAAGTCGACGAATTGGTCGACCTTTACCAGCGCGTGTCGACGCACCTTTCGATGGTGCGCGCCGTCTCCGCCGACCCCGTACTCGTCGGTCGGCTGTCGAGCCTGGTCGCACAGGCACGAAGCGTGGTGACCGGTGCGCACGCGCCGCTGTGGCGCGAGTTCGTCCGCTTCTGGACCGTGTCGTTCCCGGTGGTCGCCTACCGGGCCCGGTGGTGGTGGCTGGCCACGGCCGTCCTGTTCCTCGCCGTCACCGCCGTCATCGCGATGTGGGTTTCTGGCAGCTCGGAAGTGCGGGCCACCATCGGCACGCCCGATGAGATCACGCAAATGGTCGACAACGACTTCGCTGCGTACTACAG contains:
- a CDS encoding carotenoid oxygenase family protein gives rise to the protein MTETTDSTLFGADDFFRRGNYAPVADELTEYDLPVQGAIPDEIEGWYLRNGPNPRQASAHWFTGDGMIHGVRIENGRAKWYRNRWVRTDSFISDFPVYNADGTRNLRSSVANTHIVNHAGKTLALVESSLPYEITNDLKTVGAYDFGGKLVDSMTAHPKICPATGELHFFGYGNIFAPHVTYHRADANGELTINRPLDVPALTMMHDFALTASRVVFMDLPIVFDLDIAMKGNGDMPYRWDDDYGARLGLLRRDDPFGEVRWFDIDPCYVFHVANAYDDGDSVVLQAVRYPELWRGTGGFEADGVLWRWTIDLAAGSVAERQLDDRAVEFPRIDDRLATLPARYTVAVGDGRLVRYDLNTGDGVEHAFGSADAPGGPGEAVFVPSSSGAGDESSGWYLGYVYDPTRDGSDLVIIDAADFAAPPVARIQLPQRVPYGFHGNWIAG
- a CDS encoding PadR family transcriptional regulator, encoding MSLRIAALGLLAQHPGSGYDLLRLFENSLANVWPATQSQLYGELNKLAESGLIEVSAIGARGRKEYRITEAGRTELSRWIANPRDDPPLRSAGLLRVFLLGEIPSEQAREHLAEMAERADAEVERLEELRDSIQWDDDAGSVYGLAALDYGLRMNTMQAEWARSVIQTISARSPQSDVASR
- a CDS encoding RDD family protein, with protein sequence MIWQQEPVVTGDAVVLDVQIAQLPVRAVAALIDITVVFLLYVTGILLFSLTITQFDPALSAAILMIFTVLTLMGYPLVFETATRGRSLGKIAMRLRVVSEDGGPERFRQAFFRALSGVIEIWMLAGGPAVICSLLSAKGKRLGDIFAGTVVISERAPRMSAPPPMPPQLAWWASSLQLSGLRPEQAELARQLLARAGQLDPRVRDQMAYRITTDVIGQISPPPPPGTPPQHVLAAVLAERHRRELARLGATPAPMPPPPPAWPGPRQPVPPSPGGFTPPS